A region from the Silene latifolia isolate original U9 population chromosome 7, ASM4854445v1, whole genome shotgun sequence genome encodes:
- the LOC141589922 gene encoding uncharacterized protein LOC141589922 — translation MGDGVRWPSPPVEGKSWRKDNKKKCEFHRDIRHTTKDCYTLRREIRCLYEQGELSHLLPRGGEQQDKVGSAKPAAPPTFTKIINVITGGSDLSRLGYSAAKRHATKTKGDRPETSYRASHSDLPAFAFDEEDIHDSQEHHDALIITLLMANCTVRKVLIDSGSSVNLIMLKTIENMGFSEKDLQKKTIPLVGFS, via the coding sequence ATGGGGGATGGAGTGAGGTGGCCTAGCCCACCAGTAGAAGGGAAGTCATGGCGAAAAGACAACAAGAAAAAGTGCGAGTTCCATCGTGACATCAGACATACCACGAAGGATTGCTACACTCTACGCAGGGAAATCAGGTGCCTGTACGAGCAAGGAGAGTTGAGCCAcctgttaccacgtgggggcGAGCAGCAGGACAAGGTAGGCTCTGCAAAGCCCGCAGCACCACCTACATTcaccaagataataaacgtgataacaggaggCTCAGACTTGAGCAGACTGGGATATTCGGCGGCCAAGAGACATGCTACTAAAACTAAGGGAGACAGGCCAGAGACCTCCTACAGAGCTTCCCATAGTGATCTGCCTGCTTTCGCCTTCGACGAGGAAGACATACACGACAGCCAGGAGCACCACGATGCACTTATCATAACATTGTTAATGGCCAATTGCACGGTTAGAAAGGTCCTGATAGATAGTGGTAGCTCGGTCAatctaatcatgctgaaaaccatagaaaacatggggttcagcgagaaaGACTTGCAGAAGAAGACCATCCCGCTGGTAGGGTTCAGTTGA
- the LOC141589923 gene encoding uncharacterized protein LOC141589923 encodes MPTKLGDPGSFSIPCVVGGVPISRALCDFRASVSVIPLKVAKKMGIIHSLAPTTMTLTLAYRSAKRPLGVLEDIPVKVGRYFVPANFVVLDILKDSHTPIILGRQFLATRGVLIDVRNGRVTFRIEGDNVEFNLSNLMKGPKVHRANIVEVIDEVVELVA; translated from the coding sequence ATGCCCACTAAACTTGGTGACCCAGGGAGCTTTTCAATTCCTTGTGTAGTTGGTGGTGTCCCTATCTCTAGAGCTCTTTGTGACTTCagagcaagtgtgagtgtcattccTCTAAAGGTTGCAAAGAAAATGGGCATTATTCATAGTCTTGCTCCCACTACTATGACCCTCACATTGGCGTATAGGTCCGCCAAGCGCCCTTTGGGGGTGCTTGAGGACATACCCGTCAAAGTTGGGAGGTATTTCGTCCCGGCcaactttgttgtccttgacatccTGAAGGATAGCCATACCCCCATCATCCTAGGCAGGCAATTCTTGGCTACCAGAGGAGTACTTATTGATGTGAGAAATGGGCGGGTAACCTTCCGGATTGAGGGTGACAATGTCGAATTTAACCTTTCAAATTTGATGAAAGGCCCCAAAGTTCATAGAGCGAATATTGTTGAAGTGATTGATGAAGTAGTTGAATTGGTGGCTTGA